The following are encoded together in the Candidatus Methylomirabilis oxygeniifera genome:
- a CDS encoding exported protein of unknown function (Evidence 5 : No homology to any previously reported sequences): protein MDKSIVALLGVVLGFLLQAVASLVRSYTTGRRFENAVRAELAEAKELIDRKMRWILRDETGVTPESRNPSHVVACYGRLLYLGEPEDFSVHLPFWEQNIRAIVEVTPAKPFAALFQEIVLVNKFLSKFRDMKLAFTSGLGDPKGMAVACLEDLISIHDQLIPGQALARTLSVPLVLLGSSAAAKQAPNA from the coding sequence ATGGACAAAAGTATTGTAGCTCTGCTCGGCGTTGTGCTGGGATTCTTACTGCAAGCGGTGGCTTCCCTCGTGCGATCCTATACAACCGGACGCCGCTTTGAGAATGCGGTCCGGGCAGAGCTGGCAGAGGCAAAAGAACTAATTGACCGCAAGATGCGTTGGATACTCAGAGATGAGACGGGAGTCACGCCCGAGTCGAGGAATCCTAGCCATGTTGTCGCCTGCTACGGGAGGCTGCTCTATCTTGGAGAACCAGAGGACTTTTCCGTGCATTTGCCATTTTGGGAGCAGAACATTCGAGCGATTGTCGAGGTTACACCTGCCAAGCCTTTCGCGGCGCTGTTCCAGGAAATCGTTCTCGTCAACAAATTTCTTTCCAAGTTTCGCGACATGAAGTTGGCGTTTACTTCTGGTCTTGGAGATCCCAAAGGGATGGCCGTTGCTTGCCTGGAAGACTTGATCAGCATACACGACCAGCTTATTCCGGGCCAAGCACTCGCACGAACTCTGTCGGTCCCGCTGGTTCTGCTAGGCTCCTCGGCAGCCGCGAAACAGGCCCCGAATGCATAA
- a CDS encoding conserved protein of unknown function (Evidence 4 : Homologs of previously reported genes of unknown function), producing the protein MNEALEKCVRIGTSGWSYPKGEGRWNGIFYPPKPKNELELYSQVFNTVEVNATFYRLIDPQTARVWVANTPKNFEFAIKIWQKFTHPGMFQKATGAEPEITQQDYDDFKRGIHPIAEECKLACLLIQFSEWFASTPQHQATLSTILQQFKDYPVAVELRHASWGDRARDTKALLVASGAGWAYIDMPQLKGTIKQELEPQRLLYLRFHGRNREKWRQHETAEERYDYLYSEEELKPFAEKVREIVAAGESKVLIFFNNHVRGQAPANALMLAHQIGLPSTATVRAEFTKAFPAINDAVKEIQTPEAKRPNQEVLFSAWTPTEADSESCG; encoded by the coding sequence ATGAACGAGGCTCTTGAAAAGTGCGTTCGGATCGGCACATCGGGCTGGTCGTATCCAAAGGGGGAGGGGCGCTGGAACGGGATCTTCTATCCCCCGAAGCCCAAGAACGAGTTGGAGCTATACAGCCAGGTCTTCAACACCGTGGAGGTCAACGCTACCTTTTATCGGCTAATCGATCCGCAGACGGCGCGGGTGTGGGTCGCGAATACGCCCAAGAATTTTGAATTCGCGATCAAGATCTGGCAGAAGTTTACGCATCCGGGGATGTTTCAGAAGGCGACGGGCGCCGAGCCTGAGATTACGCAGCAGGATTACGACGATTTCAAGCGAGGCATCCACCCGATTGCCGAGGAGTGCAAACTCGCCTGCCTGCTGATCCAGTTCTCCGAGTGGTTTGCGAGCACGCCTCAGCACCAAGCTACCCTCTCGACGATCCTGCAGCAGTTCAAGGACTACCCCGTGGCGGTCGAGCTGCGCCATGCCTCCTGGGGTGATCGCGCAAGGGACACCAAGGCGCTGCTGGTCGCCTCTGGCGCAGGCTGGGCCTACATCGACATGCCGCAGTTGAAGGGCACGATCAAGCAGGAATTGGAGCCGCAACGGCTGCTGTACCTGCGCTTCCACGGCAGGAACCGCGAGAAGTGGAGGCAGCATGAGACGGCAGAGGAGCGGTACGATTACCTCTACTCAGAAGAGGAACTAAAGCCGTTCGCTGAAAAGGTCCGAGAGATCGTTGCGGCAGGAGAGAGCAAGGTGCTGATCTTCTTCAACAATCACGTACGCGGCCAAGCCCCGGCGAACGCCTTGATGTTGGCGCATCAGATCGGACTGCCATCCACCGCGACCGTGCGCGCGGAGTTCACCAAGGCGTTTCCCGCGATCAACGATGCCGTTAAGGAGATCCAGACTCCAGAGGCGAAGAGGCCAAACCAAGAGGTGCTGTTTTCTGCCTGGACGCCTACCGAGGCAGATTCGGAATCTTGTGGATAG
- a CDS encoding protein of unknown function (Evidence 5 : No homology to any previously reported sequences), translating to MFARKICVKLRPGSAVAFSRTLQSTIIPILRSQDGFCDEISFVSGERNEAIAISLWDRADSADVYHRETYPQVLQALEGVIDGEPQVHAFAVSNSTIHKIPNLPR from the coding sequence ATGTTTGCAAGAAAGATCTGCGTAAAGCTTCGTCCGGGTAGCGCTGTAGCATTTTCTCGAACGCTACAGAGTACGATCATCCCGATCCTCAGGTCGCAGGACGGGTTTTGCGATGAAATCTCCTTCGTGTCCGGCGAGCGTAATGAGGCGATTGCCATCAGCCTGTGGGACAGGGCCGACAGTGCGGATGTGTATCATCGCGAAACGTACCCCCAGGTGCTGCAAGCGCTTGAAGGAGTGATCGACGGTGAGCCGCAGGTGCATGCCTTTGCGGTCTCCAACTCGACTATCCACAAGATTCCGAATCTGCCTCGGTAG
- a CDS encoding conserved protein of unknown function (Evidence 4 : Homologs of previously reported genes of unknown function): MPEISRFFGIVIKMFFDDHNPPHFHAEYGGDLALIDIRSLAVFSGRLPPRVTGLVIEWATLHQRELLADWDRAQVREELQKIAPLE; this comes from the coding sequence ATGCCTGAGATCAGCCGATTCTTCGGCATCGTCATCAAGATGTTCTTCGACGATCACAATCCCCCACACTTTCATGCGGAATACGGCGGTGACCTTGCACTGATCGATATCCGCAGCTTGGCCGTGTTTTCAGGGCGGTTGCCGCCTCGCGTCACAGGTCTTGTGATCGAGTGGGCAACGCTTCATCAGCGGGAGCTTCTCGCCGATTGGGATCGGGCACAGGTGCGAGAGGAGCTCCAGAAGATTGCCCCCTTGGAATGA
- a CDS encoding protein of unknown function (Evidence 5 : No homology to any previously reported sequences), whose protein sequence is MHYLKNLLAPELFMKGRDTARYV, encoded by the coding sequence GTGCACTACCTCAAGAACCTGCTTGCACCGGAGCTATTCATGAAGGGACGGGACACCGCGCGCTACGTCTGA
- a CDS encoding conserved protein of unknown function (Evidence 4 : Homologs of previously reported genes of unknown function), whose translation MRRIVTVKVLPGYRLELEFDDGVSGTVDLSEAVGKGVFALWCDPLAFDRVRIGSSGELVWDDRIDLCPDALYLKVTGKTPEDMFPALRDQPTHA comes from the coding sequence ATGAGAAGGATTGTCACGGTCAAGGTATTGCCAGGATATCGCCTGGAGTTGGAATTTGACGACGGAGTATCCGGGACCGTTGACCTCTCCGAAGCTGTCGGCAAAGGTGTATTCGCCCTGTGGTGCGACCCGCTCGCCTTCGATCGGGTTCGGATCGGGTCATCCGGCGAACTGGTCTGGGACGACCGGATTGATCTGTGCCCGGATGCGCTCTACCTCAAGGTGACAGGTAAGACACCGGAAGACATGTTTCCTGCGCTACGCGACCAGCCGACCCATGCCTGA
- a CDS encoding Aconitate hydratase, producing the protein MGMNLVQKIFEAHRVAGELTPGKEVAIRIDQTLTQDATGTMAYLQFEAMGIPRVRTKLSVSYVDHNMLQTGFENADDHRFLQSIAAKYGIYFSRPGNGICHQVHLERFSAPGQTLLGSDSHTPTCGGVGMIAIGAGGLDVAVAMGGGPFYLPMPKVLLVRLNGRLGPWGAAKDIILEVLRRLTVKGGVGKILEYGGDGVTCLTVPERATITNMGAELGATTSIFPSDEQTRRYLAAQGREGSWVALAPDPDATYDELLEIDLDRLEPMVARPSSPDNVCPVSEVEGTKISQVCVGSCTNSSFRDLMTVATMLKGKTVHPDISFTVTPGSKQVYTMIAANGALADLIAAGGRILESACGPCIGMGQAPASGTASLRSFNRNFEGRSGAPNDKVYLSSPEVCAASALAGEIVHPRRVSQPVSVLPPEQFVLDDNLIVPPSPHPEQIEVMRGPNIKPVPIRGELPSTIEGEVLLKMGDNITTDHILPAGSKILPLRSNIPAISEYAFSRVDPEFARRAKEKSGGFVIGGSNYGQGSSREHAALAPMYLGLKGAIVASFARIHRANLINFGILPLIFADGRDYDSIGQGDHLRIERVAEQIRGGQQVVVSNVSKGTEFVARHDLTAREVDIVLAGGMLNYTIKATA; encoded by the coding sequence ATGGGCATGAATCTGGTGCAGAAGATTTTTGAGGCTCACCGGGTGGCCGGAGAGCTCACTCCGGGCAAAGAGGTCGCGATCCGGATTGACCAGACGCTGACCCAGGATGCGACCGGGACGATGGCCTATTTGCAGTTCGAGGCGATGGGTATCCCGCGTGTCAGGACGAAGCTATCGGTCAGCTATGTGGATCACAACATGCTGCAGACCGGTTTCGAGAACGCCGATGACCATCGGTTCCTGCAGAGCATCGCGGCCAAGTACGGCATCTACTTCTCGCGTCCCGGGAATGGGATTTGTCACCAGGTCCACCTGGAACGGTTCAGCGCGCCGGGACAAACGTTGCTCGGCTCCGACAGCCACACCCCGACCTGCGGCGGCGTCGGGATGATCGCCATCGGGGCGGGTGGCCTGGATGTCGCTGTCGCCATGGGGGGAGGGCCGTTCTACCTCCCAATGCCAAAGGTCCTGCTGGTCCGACTGAACGGACGGCTAGGCCCATGGGGGGCGGCCAAGGACATCATCCTGGAGGTCTTACGGCGACTTACCGTGAAGGGCGGCGTGGGGAAGATCCTGGAATATGGGGGCGACGGGGTGACGTGCCTCACCGTGCCGGAGCGGGCCACAATCACCAACATGGGGGCTGAGCTTGGCGCGACAACTTCCATCTTCCCCAGCGACGAGCAGACCCGCCGCTATCTCGCGGCGCAGGGACGTGAAGGCAGTTGGGTTGCGCTGGCGCCCGATCCCGATGCCACCTACGACGAACTGCTGGAGATCGACCTGGACCGACTCGAACCGATGGTGGCCCGGCCTTCGAGCCCGGACAATGTCTGTCCGGTCTCCGAGGTCGAGGGAACCAAGATCTCTCAGGTCTGCGTCGGAAGCTGTACCAACTCCTCGTTCCGGGACCTGATGACGGTCGCGACGATGTTGAAGGGAAAGACCGTCCACCCGGACATCAGCTTCACGGTTACGCCGGGCTCCAAGCAGGTCTATACCATGATCGCCGCCAATGGCGCACTGGCCGATCTGATTGCAGCGGGCGGAAGGATCCTGGAATCGGCCTGCGGCCCGTGCATCGGCATGGGTCAGGCTCCTGCCAGCGGGACGGCGTCACTCAGAAGCTTCAATCGCAACTTCGAGGGTAGGAGCGGCGCGCCCAACGACAAGGTCTATCTGTCGAGCCCGGAGGTCTGCGCGGCCTCCGCTCTGGCCGGTGAAATCGTCCATCCGAGGCGCGTCAGCCAACCGGTATCAGTGCTCCCGCCGGAGCAGTTCGTCCTCGACGATAACCTGATCGTCCCGCCATCGCCACATCCGGAACAGATCGAGGTGATGCGTGGCCCCAACATCAAGCCTGTCCCGATTCGGGGTGAACTCCCCTCAACCATCGAGGGTGAGGTCCTCCTGAAGATGGGTGACAACATCACCACCGACCATATCCTCCCGGCAGGCTCCAAGATCCTGCCGCTCCGCAGCAATATCCCGGCTATCTCGGAGTACGCCTTCAGCCGGGTCGATCCGGAGTTCGCCAGGCGTGCAAAGGAGAAGAGCGGCGGCTTCGTGATCGGGGGTAGCAACTATGGCCAGGGTTCGAGCAGAGAGCATGCGGCGCTCGCACCGATGTACTTGGGTCTCAAGGGAGCCATCGTCGCGTCGTTCGCCCGTATCCACCGCGCCAACCTGATCAACTTCGGGATCCTGCCGCTGATCTTTGCGGATGGGCGGGATTATGATAGCATTGGTCAGGGAGATCACCTGCGGATCGAGCGAGTGGCTGAGCAGATCCGAGGGGGACAGCAGGTTGTCGTCAGCAATGTCAGTAAAGGAACAGAGTTCGTGGCCAGGCATGATCTGACCGCTCGTGAGGTGGATATCGTCCTGGCCGGTGGGATGCTGAACTATACCATCAAGGCTACGGCCTAG
- a CDS encoding Plasmid maintenance system killer yields the protein MAILKFRHKGLERFFLRGTTAGIQAKHARRLRLILGRLNVAREPRDMGLPGLDLHLLKGEREGTWAVSVSGNWRITFAFSGPDVVNVDYEDYH from the coding sequence GTGGCGATCCTGAAGTTCAGGCATAAGGGCTTGGAGCGTTTCTTCCTCCGTGGAACGACCGCTGGCATCCAAGCCAAGCATGCCCGAAGACTACGCCTGATCCTCGGTCGGTTGAACGTCGCGAGAGAGCCCCGCGACATGGGCCTGCCGGGACTGGATCTCCACCTGCTGAAAGGCGAGCGAGAAGGAACATGGGCTGTGAGCGTGAGTGGGAACTGGCGTATCACGTTCGCGTTCTCAGGCCCTGATGTCGTCAATGTCGATTATGAGGATTACCACTGA
- a CDS encoding conserved exported protein of unknown function (Evidence 4 : Homologs of previously reported genes of unknown function), protein MKRFTKRFVPGLIAVLLLSSLLLVQAEPVLAKTKFFFGLNIGVPLAPHAVYPYPAPARVYYPPVYPHPAPVRVHHRPVYQAYPPCAQVWIPGYYDPYGNWVFGYYQSVCPPYGY, encoded by the coding sequence ATGAAGAGATTCACGAAGCGGTTCGTTCCTGGACTGATCGCCGTCTTGCTCTTGAGCAGCCTACTCCTCGTTCAAGCCGAGCCCGTGCTGGCGAAGACAAAGTTCTTCTTCGGGCTGAACATCGGGGTTCCGCTGGCGCCGCACGCAGTGTATCCCTATCCGGCCCCGGCGCGGGTTTACTACCCACCGGTCTATCCACATCCCGCTCCGGTGCGCGTCCATCACCGGCCGGTCTACCAGGCCTACCCGCCATGCGCTCAAGTCTGGATCCCTGGGTACTATGATCCCTATGGGAACTGGGTCTTCGGCTACTACCAATCTGTCTGTCCCCCTTACGGCTACTGA
- a CDS encoding protein of unknown function (Evidence 5 : No homology to any previously reported sequences): protein MLPVRGIASVSGRAFPGHNDTATRMDYGDFANSYCHIKKLRRSDPQDPPNNHKSHTEQHGPSQNKTRARRPPNASLCIRGLFRGCRGA, encoded by the coding sequence GTGTTGCCGGTACGGGGCATCGCGTCTGTCTCAGGGCGTGCGTTTCCTGGTCACAACGATACCGCTACGCGTATGGACTACGGCGATTTTGCGAACTCATATTGTCACATCAAGAAGTTACGCCGGTCCGACCCGCAGGACCCGCCGAACAACCACAAATCGCACACGGAGCAACACGGACCCTCGCAGAATAAAACGCGAGCACGGCGGCCACCCAACGCCTCGTTATGCATTCGGGGCCTGTTTCGCGGCTGCCGAGGAGCCTAG
- a CDS encoding Transcriptional regulator, XRE family protein — translation MKMHNPPHPGEVLREFCFQPLGLTVTEAANALGVSRKTLSSILNCRAGISPEMAVRLSIAFGTTAESWLSQQLQFDLAKAETKRRSLRVKKLAAA, via the coding sequence ATGAAGATGCACAATCCGCCTCATCCAGGTGAGGTGCTCCGCGAGTTCTGCTTTCAGCCACTCGGTTTGACCGTGACCGAAGCGGCCAACGCGCTCGGGGTCAGTCGCAAGACGCTCTCGAGTATCCTGAACTGCCGCGCCGGCATTAGCCCGGAGATGGCGGTCCGTCTGTCGATCGCCTTCGGCACCACTGCGGAGAGCTGGCTCAGCCAGCAGCTCCAGTTCGATCTGGCAAAGGCAGAGACCAAGCGCCGGTCGCTTCGCGTCAAGAAGCTCGCGGCCGCTTGA
- a CDS encoding protein of unknown function (Evidence 5 : No homology to any previously reported sequences), with product MESLLWQLGGLVLVGVLTYLIVFRKRGSG from the coding sequence ATGGAAAGTCTGCTGTGGCAGCTCGGAGGACTCGTACTCGTTGGAGTTCTCACGTACCTGATCGTCTTCCGCAAGCGAGGGTCAGGCTGA